One window of the Perca flavescens isolate YP-PL-M2 chromosome 16, PFLA_1.0, whole genome shotgun sequence genome contains the following:
- the LOC114571278 gene encoding protein FAM222A-like, with the protein MLACIQRRQNHSSQRLACTPKSLDVPPPPLLLSVPALQPYNHKGEPASMISRYPSPAELDAFAQRTANSPLSIKIFPSDIRVPQHKQLNKTVNGLDTTGPHYSSYSHPYSGGYQGLLGIIKASVVVKGVVKNSEGRRTKLANTQTSVAPYNNPLNNGYTVRHGHKAYHISSCKPHDVPIETLCSSAGMASGDQSLAPQSELAEVQSLMRQMSRVPHSQALQLGGEARASPSLQAVAAVAHSDTDFVLGVQPQSNLAFTGAVLPTQSADIAKAGYLEKGDYTMWQHKHQIQQQAYQQGAVRMYSMSNSAQRHRAAEARLGQSPETCLPLPCSSQLSYRPHPASMGAGQERVSSSSLNCAAMQGEFSVGQYFAPLWDSVMATPDSDCYTSQVLATGTCAARPRDLGLSHPHLQPNCHQHHHPQRHQPHLHPHLFPHTQAYSTDQNLCCGLPSSSLCHAAVLSSSLQSLECLISEIQPPCIKERMLGRGYEAMGMPQLLEHHQQTHIQLPVYR; encoded by the exons ATGCTGGCCTGTATCCAGAGACGGCAGAATCACTCGTCGCAGCGTCTGGCCTGCACACCCAAAAGCCTTGATGTTCCTCCACCGCCATTACTGCTGTCAGTACCAGCACTGCAGCCTTACAACCACAAAG GCGAGCCAGCCTCCATGATTTCTCGGTACCCATCTCCTGCGGAGTTGGATGCTTTTGCCCAGAGGACCGCCAACAGTCCACTGTCCATCAAAATCTTTCCGTCTGACATCCGGGTGCCACAACATAAACAGCTTAACAAAACAGTCAACGGGTTAGACACCACAGGCCCACACTATAGCTCCTATTCACACCCGTACTCTGGAGGCTATCAGGGTTTGTTGGGCATCATCAAAGCCTCTGTGGTAGTCAAAGGTGTGGTGAAAAACTCTGAGGGCAGGAGGACTAAACTTGCAAACACCCAGACTTCTGTGGCACCGTATAATAATCCTCTGAATAACGGCTACACAGTCAGACACGGGCATAAGGCCTATCATATAAGCTCATGTAAGCCCCATGATGTTCCTATTGAGACACTTTGTTCTAGCGCAGGGATGGCCTCCGGAGATCAGAGCCTGGCCCCCCAGTCTGAGCTGGCAGAGGTTCAAAGCCTGATGAGGCAGATGAGCAGAGTTCCCCACAGCCAGGCCCTGCAGCTGGGGGGAGAGGCTCGAGCCAGCCCCTCTCTGCAGGCTGTGGCTGCAGTGGCACATTCAGACACAGACTTTGTCCTAGGAGTGCAGCCCCAAAGCAATCTTGCATTTACAGGGGCAGTGCTACCTACACAGAGTGCAGACATAGCCAAAGCAGGGTACTTAGAGAAAGGAGACTACACAATGTGGCAGCATAAACATCAAATCCAACAGCAGGCCTATCAACAGGGAGCAGTGAGGATGTACAGCATGAGTAACAGTGCTCAGAGGCACAGAGCCGCAGAGGCTAGGCTTGGCCAGTCTCCTGAAACCTGCCTCCCTTTGCCATGCTCCTCGCAGCTGTCTTATAGGCCGCATCCTGCCAGCATGGGCGCTGGACAGGAGCGAGTCAGCAGCTCCTCTCTGAACTGTGCCGCCATGCAGGGGGAGTTTTCTGTCGGACAGTACTTTGCTCCTCTCTGGGACAGTGTCATGGCCACCCCTGATAGTGACTGTTATACTTCTCAGGTGCTGGCAACGGGTACATGTGCAGCCAGGCCTAGAGACCTGGGGCTGTCCCATCCCCATCTCCAACCAAACTGCCATCAACACCACCACCCACAGAGACACCAACCACACCTCCACCCTCATCTTTTTCCTCATACCCAGGCTTACAGCACAGACCAAAACCTCTGTTGTGGGCTGCCTAGTTCTAGCCTGTGCCACGCTGCAGTACTTAGCAGCAGCCTGCAGTCTCTGGAGTGCCTCATCAGTGAGATCCAGCCTCCCTGCATCAAAGAGCGCATGCTGGGCCGTGGGTACGAAGCCATGGGGATGCCTCAGCTACTGGAGCACCACCAGCAAACCCACATCCAGCTCCCCGTCTACAGATGA